The Echinicola rosea genome has a segment encoding these proteins:
- a CDS encoding amino acid carrier protein produces MCKYLFTIILTLHLVNLQAQDLEIITKPGNPSTLINDGYIEAEVKGGTPPYTYRWSNPSTPLDANKAEGLVEGINYTLTVEDSNGKTATTKAKVKSQSVTETFNGAFTPLVEGLTDFLFWDPFAAIGIYDPVVYNKSKNVEIPGWKADVKDKFTLQEWKTGDRQHVNKGDTLATVQSQNRGAIAVVAPENGTIKHSLKEGAVIFDAQNPEDLIETNAHVFGQIKYDEPVILTHPNGAPQTHPIPFIVIWLVVGAAFFTFKMGFINIRGFKHALGLARGKFDEDDAPGKISHFQAFATATSATVGLGNIAGVAIAISLGGPGATFWIIIAGFLGMSSKFTECTLGLKYRHIAKNGKIFGGPMNYLKYGLERRNMKNLGKVLAAVFAIFCVAFSFGGGNMFQANQSYKILATQFPVLEGFGFWVGVILAILVGVVIIGGIESIAKVTEKIVPFMAGLYIFGALVVIFVNIGNIGQAFTAIWDGAFNATAMKGGFIGVLVVGFQRGVFSNEAGTGSAAIAHSAVKTNHPPSEGFVGLLEPFVDTIVVCTLTALVIIFTGKHEAQGMGGVELTSEAFASVISWFPYLLAIAVLLFAFSSMVSWSYYGLRSWTYLFGKSKRSELAYKLVFVVFVVIGASISLGAVLDFSDMMILSMSFPNIIGLYIMSGEVRNDMNNYLKKLRNGELFQKDKASKEEEALP; encoded by the coding sequence ATGTGTAAATATTTATTTACCATCATCCTCACCTTACATTTAGTCAATCTCCAAGCCCAAGATTTGGAAATCATAACCAAACCGGGAAATCCCTCAACGTTAATCAATGACGGTTATATCGAAGCTGAGGTAAAAGGCGGCACTCCTCCATATACTTATCGTTGGAGCAACCCTTCCACCCCTTTGGATGCCAACAAAGCAGAAGGGCTGGTAGAAGGAATTAACTACACACTTACCGTGGAAGACAGTAATGGAAAAACTGCCACCACAAAGGCCAAAGTAAAATCCCAATCGGTCACAGAGACTTTTAACGGGGCTTTTACTCCGCTCGTGGAAGGGCTGACTGACTTCCTCTTCTGGGATCCCTTTGCTGCCATAGGCATCTATGATCCTGTCGTCTATAATAAAAGCAAAAATGTCGAAATTCCTGGATGGAAAGCAGACGTGAAAGACAAATTCACCCTTCAGGAATGGAAAACCGGAGACAGGCAACATGTCAACAAAGGGGACACGCTCGCCACTGTCCAGTCACAAAACAGGGGCGCTATTGCTGTGGTCGCACCTGAAAACGGCACCATCAAGCATTCCCTAAAAGAAGGGGCGGTTATTTTCGATGCACAAAACCCGGAAGATCTCATAGAGACAAATGCCCATGTTTTTGGACAAATAAAATACGACGAACCCGTCATCCTCACCCATCCCAATGGAGCTCCCCAAACACATCCGATTCCATTTATCGTCATTTGGCTAGTGGTAGGCGCTGCATTCTTTACCTTTAAGATGGGCTTTATCAATATCCGAGGCTTCAAGCATGCCCTGGGATTGGCCAGGGGGAAATTTGATGAAGACGATGCTCCAGGTAAAATCTCCCATTTCCAGGCCTTTGCCACTGCTACCTCTGCCACGGTGGGCTTGGGAAATATCGCCGGGGTAGCCATCGCCATTTCGCTTGGCGGACCGGGTGCTACCTTCTGGATTATCATTGCTGGATTTTTGGGCATGTCCTCTAAGTTTACAGAATGTACCCTAGGACTGAAATACAGACATATCGCAAAAAACGGGAAGATTTTTGGCGGTCCCATGAACTACCTGAAGTATGGACTGGAAAGAAGGAATATGAAGAATTTGGGCAAGGTACTCGCTGCCGTATTTGCCATTTTCTGTGTAGCCTTCTCTTTTGGAGGTGGCAATATGTTCCAAGCCAACCAATCCTATAAGATCCTTGCCACACAATTCCCGGTATTGGAAGGATTTGGTTTTTGGGTAGGTGTCATTCTTGCCATATTGGTCGGTGTAGTGATCATCGGAGGTATTGAAAGTATCGCCAAAGTGACCGAAAAAATCGTTCCGTTCATGGCGGGGCTTTATATTTTCGGAGCATTGGTCGTGATTTTTGTAAACATCGGTAATATCGGCCAAGCCTTCACGGCCATTTGGGACGGTGCTTTCAATGCCACGGCCATGAAAGGCGGATTCATTGGTGTACTGGTGGTAGGATTTCAGCGAGGGGTATTTTCCAATGAGGCAGGTACCGGATCGGCAGCCATTGCCCACAGTGCCGTGAAGACCAACCATCCCCCTTCCGAAGGATTTGTCGGCCTTCTCGAGCCTTTTGTGGACACCATCGTCGTATGTACCTTGACGGCATTGGTCATTATATTTACCGGAAAACATGAAGCACAAGGCATGGGAGGTGTAGAACTGACTTCCGAGGCTTTTGCCAGCGTGATCTCTTGGTTCCCATACCTATTGGCCATTGCGGTCTTGCTCTTTGCTTTCTCATCCATGGTATCTTGGTCTTATTACGGACTGCGTTCTTGGACCTATTTGTTTGGAAAAAGCAAAAGATCCGAACTGGCTTATAAATTGGTATTTGTGGTTTTCGTGGTGATCGGGGCTTCTATCAGCCTTGGTGCCGTGCTGGACTTTTCGGATATGATGATCTTGTCCATGTCGTTTCCTAACATCATCGGTCTTTATATCATGAGCGGTGAAGTCCGCAATGACATGAACAATTACCTCAAAAAACTGAGAAATGGAGAACTTTTCCAGAAAGACAAAGCCTCCAAAGAAGAAGAAGCGCTGCCGTAA
- a CDS encoding DUF5695 domain-containing protein, whose product MSKNVSIHFAVALSIFLSFSLDAQTIWEQMEKQPQTLGVANGLEYYETAAFKLGLVKDSQTLASLKAKQDSTFDFTPFEHLEKRGGDHFYQLGDLNIRLRKSGQEPWLSYASAAERKPVEALEESGEVLAAADMSTTFPEDMPLEVHRFWDSKDGALVLRFTLENTSPDEVEVGGLGIPMIFDNILHQKSLEEAHHQKVFFDPYIGMDAGYLQVNRLDGKGPVLLVMPFGETPFEAYSPLLDDPTPKGVTFEGFHEWQVFTKALAEEDWQGADQWNQPRSKMLRPGESMDIGLKFVLTDEVRTIEEKLIEEQRPVAVGIPGYVLPMDVEGKLFLKYPNEIASIDVFPEGAMSLEKHLAKDGSWDAFKVKGKKWGRARLTVAYKDGTIQTIHYKVIKPESEVLDDMGSFLTHQQWYDKEDLFDRSPSVISYDYEDQKKVLQDSRAWIAGLSDEGGAGSWLAAIMKQLVAPNPQEIAQLEEFVHQTLWGGIQYASGDRKYGVKKSLFYYEPDSMPAGTYRDDINYNTWAAWSKKDAYTTGRSYNYPHVTAAYWVMFRLAKEYEGLVDEAKWDWYLDQAFETALAMVEQAPHYAQFGQMEGSVFVYLLRDLQEEGWSAKASTLEETMRKRADIWESLAYPFGSEMPWDSTGQEEVYMWSDYFGFDRKAKVTLNAILAYLPTVPHWGYNGSARRYWDFLYGGKISRIERQLHHYGSALNAIPVLKAYRDSPDDLYLLRVGHAGMMGALSNITEDGFGPAAFHSFPSTLKIDPLSGDYGSGFYGYAVNTSAYLYHDKRFGWLGFGGNVEEDRKLITLNLTTGARNAVFIAPVKAWVTTKSGEITKVSYDQETKSITVSVIGNQFTPAANIHIEAAGYQLADGQVPTDGVITLPLEGKSTKQFRLVVE is encoded by the coding sequence ATGTCCAAGAACGTATCCATTCATTTCGCTGTAGCACTGTCCATATTTTTGAGTTTTTCACTAGATGCCCAGACCATTTGGGAGCAGATGGAAAAACAGCCCCAAACCTTAGGGGTTGCCAATGGCTTGGAATACTATGAGACAGCTGCGTTTAAGCTTGGGCTTGTCAAGGACTCGCAGACATTGGCCAGCCTTAAAGCGAAACAAGATTCCACCTTTGATTTTACTCCTTTTGAACATTTAGAGAAAAGGGGAGGGGACCATTTCTATCAGCTGGGCGACCTTAATATCAGGCTTAGAAAGTCAGGACAGGAACCTTGGCTAAGTTATGCCAGTGCTGCTGAGAGGAAGCCCGTAGAAGCACTGGAAGAGTCCGGAGAGGTATTGGCAGCGGCGGATATGTCCACTACTTTTCCCGAGGATATGCCTTTGGAGGTTCATAGATTTTGGGACAGTAAGGACGGGGCTTTGGTATTGCGGTTTACACTTGAAAACACCTCCCCTGACGAAGTGGAAGTAGGGGGATTGGGCATACCGATGATCTTCGATAATATCTTGCACCAAAAAAGCTTGGAAGAAGCTCACCATCAGAAAGTGTTTTTTGACCCCTATATTGGGATGGATGCAGGTTATTTGCAAGTGAACCGGCTGGATGGAAAAGGTCCGGTACTTTTGGTGATGCCATTTGGTGAGACACCATTCGAGGCATACAGTCCGCTCTTGGATGATCCCACGCCGAAGGGGGTGACCTTTGAGGGGTTTCATGAGTGGCAGGTCTTTACGAAGGCATTGGCGGAAGAGGACTGGCAAGGAGCAGATCAGTGGAACCAGCCCCGTTCCAAAATGCTGAGGCCAGGTGAATCGATGGATATAGGATTGAAATTTGTATTGACCGATGAGGTCAGGACGATTGAGGAAAAGCTCATCGAAGAACAGCGTCCAGTGGCGGTGGGCATCCCGGGCTATGTTTTGCCTATGGATGTTGAAGGGAAGCTCTTTCTGAAGTATCCCAATGAAATAGCTTCTATTGACGTTTTTCCAGAAGGTGCAATGAGTCTGGAAAAGCACTTGGCCAAAGATGGTAGCTGGGATGCTTTTAAGGTAAAGGGCAAAAAATGGGGCAGGGCACGACTCACCGTAGCTTATAAGGATGGCACCATCCAGACCATCCATTATAAAGTGATCAAACCGGAATCAGAAGTATTGGATGATATGGGGAGTTTTTTGACCCATCAGCAATGGTACGATAAAGAAGACTTATTTGACAGGAGCCCATCGGTTATTTCTTATGATTACGAAGATCAGAAAAAAGTCCTGCAGGATAGCAGGGCGTGGATAGCGGGCTTGAGTGATGAAGGTGGTGCAGGTTCGTGGCTGGCAGCCATCATGAAACAGCTTGTTGCACCCAATCCCCAAGAAATTGCCCAATTGGAGGAATTCGTTCATCAGACCCTGTGGGGTGGGATCCAATATGCTTCCGGAGACCGAAAATATGGTGTAAAGAAAAGTTTGTTTTATTATGAGCCGGATAGTATGCCCGCAGGAACTTACCGGGATGACATCAATTATAATACGTGGGCAGCTTGGAGTAAAAAGGATGCCTATACGACAGGACGATCCTACAATTACCCTCATGTGACAGCCGCATATTGGGTGATGTTTCGTTTGGCCAAGGAATACGAAGGCTTGGTGGATGAAGCCAAATGGGATTGGTACCTGGACCAAGCTTTCGAGACTGCATTGGCCATGGTGGAGCAGGCGCCCCATTATGCCCAATTTGGCCAAATGGAAGGTAGTGTGTTTGTTTACCTGCTCAGAGATCTTCAAGAGGAAGGTTGGAGCGCAAAGGCATCGACTTTGGAAGAGACCATGAGAAAACGTGCCGATATCTGGGAATCCTTGGCTTACCCATTTGGAAGTGAGATGCCCTGGGATTCTACAGGACAGGAAGAGGTGTACATGTGGTCAGATTACTTTGGCTTTGATCGTAAGGCCAAGGTAACACTAAATGCAATTTTAGCATATTTGCCAACCGTGCCACATTGGGGTTACAATGGCTCGGCGAGAAGGTATTGGGACTTTCTATATGGTGGAAAAATCAGCCGTATCGAACGGCAGCTCCACCACTATGGGTCAGCCCTAAATGCGATACCAGTACTCAAGGCCTACCGTGACAGCCCCGATGACCTTTACCTGCTTCGAGTAGGACATGCCGGCATGATGGGGGCGCTGTCCAATATCACCGAAGATGGATTTGGTCCGGCAGCCTTCCATTCTTTTCCCAGTACCTTGAAAATTGATCCATTGTCGGGTGATTATGGAAGCGGGTTTTATGGCTATGCGGTAAATACCAGCGCTTACCTGTACCATGACAAGCGATTTGGCTGGTTAGGATTTGGGGGGAATGTGGAGGAAGACCGTAAATTGATAACGCTTAACCTTACCACAGGGGCAAGAAATGCGGTGTTCATCGCTCCTGTGAAGGCTTGGGTTACCACCAAATCAGGGGAAATTACCAAGGTCAGTTATGATCAGGAAACGAAGTCGATCACTGTCAGTGTTATCGGAAACCAATTTACCCCAGCAGCCAACATCCACATAGAAGCGGCTGGATACCAATTGGCGGACGGGCAGGTGCCGACAGATGGGGTGATCACACTGCCCTTGGAAGGGAAATCTACTAAGCAATTCAGGCTAGTAGTTGAATAA
- a CDS encoding FecR family protein: MDREKQLKAFYKGTLPQEEVEEFLQWYCSKEGEVFIAARLETHWKEGISEKDKEETFDKEAIFSKILKKREKHALPARSEAEKPSGHRGLIFKIAAGLVMFLSLSLFGYEYFWHNAGAKLNQEALAMDIKSNPAGQKSKIKLPDGTIVYLNSASSLEFPVDFATNRQVKLQGEAFFEVFPDKEHPFSVESRGIKTTALGTAFNIKAYGDMAETEVALAHGKVRVEAGNDDQLELIPGEAAVSNVQNNAFDKKNVNIEKILFWKEGILHFDGASFDEVVNTLERWYNVSIQIDGKYDSKFQCSGTFDKNEYLDNVLDILGHSIGFDFQINKKKVTLIFHQN, translated from the coding sequence ATGGATAGAGAAAAACAACTTAAAGCATTTTATAAAGGGACATTGCCTCAAGAGGAAGTTGAGGAGTTTTTGCAATGGTATTGCTCCAAGGAAGGGGAGGTTTTTATAGCAGCGAGGTTGGAAACACACTGGAAAGAAGGCATTTCTGAAAAGGATAAGGAAGAAACCTTTGACAAAGAAGCGATCTTCAGTAAGATATTGAAGAAGCGGGAAAAGCATGCCTTGCCCGCCAGGAGTGAGGCTGAAAAGCCCTCAGGCCATAGAGGATTGATTTTTAAAATTGCCGCAGGACTGGTGATGTTTTTGTCATTAAGCCTTTTTGGGTATGAGTATTTCTGGCATAACGCCGGAGCAAAGCTGAACCAGGAGGCCTTGGCCATGGACATCAAATCCAATCCCGCTGGACAAAAATCCAAGATAAAACTCCCGGATGGTACTATCGTGTACCTCAATTCAGCGAGTTCACTGGAATTTCCTGTGGATTTTGCTACCAACCGTCAGGTGAAATTACAGGGCGAGGCATTTTTTGAGGTCTTTCCTGATAAGGAGCATCCCTTTTCAGTGGAGAGCAGGGGGATTAAGACCACAGCCTTGGGGACTGCCTTTAACATCAAGGCCTATGGAGATATGGCCGAGACCGAAGTGGCACTGGCCCATGGAAAGGTACGGGTAGAAGCAGGCAATGATGACCAACTGGAGCTGATCCCCGGCGAAGCGGCGGTAAGCAATGTGCAAAATAACGCATTCGATAAGAAAAATGTAAACATCGAAAAGATCCTTTTCTGGAAAGAGGGGATTCTTCATTTCGATGGGGCTTCATTCGATGAAGTAGTCAACACCTTGGAACGGTGGTACAATGTTTCCATTCAGATAGATGGGAAGTACGACAGTAAATTCCAATGTTCTGGAACTTTTGATAAGAACGAATACCTCGATAATGTCCTCGATATCTTGGGGCACTCGATCGGGTTTGACTTCCAGATAAACAAGAAAAAAGTAACCCTGATCTTTCACCAAAACTGA
- a CDS encoding SusC/RagA family TonB-linked outer membrane protein, whose protein sequence is MKQNLTQKIIMVSKYAGYCFMILTLTMNSLLASNSSAQVKGIDEVYIQLSSGQKALGQALDDIEKNTAFHFFYTDRNLDKSQLVNISNKKATVASHLEEMALSLGLEFRQVNNSISVKKVKDKGGVLPSPPIELFKEVTGVVTDEEGEPLPGASVLIEGEPNRGTVTDIDGTYSIDVSEGTTLIFSYIGFESYKVKVGSQSKIDVVLMVNAESLDEVVVVGFGEQKKISLTGAVSTVNVDDMKSNPTSSLSNALAGNVPGVMGMMQSGQPGKNISEFWIRGISTFGGGTNPLVLVDNIERDLNELNIEDIQSITVLKDAAETAMYGSRGANGVILITTKRGSAGKIDVNFKDEFIYNTRTITPEFEDGVTYARLLNESRITRNEGPIYQPEELEILRLGLDPDLYPNVDWKNLLLRDGAMTYRANINMSGGGPTSRYYASGSYINEGGMYEIDQSLKDDYNTNADYKRWNYRLNADFNLTETTEVKIGVAGSLSKRNSPGLGDVDFWGSLFGYSPIRTPVLYSNGYVPSIGTGNQTNPWVMATQTGFNENWVNKVQTNITVEQDLGFLTEGLRVRGIVGYDILNTNNIQRRKWPEQWRAARARDVNGDLVFTHISDPSEMFQSSTSTGNRLEFYDLMINYNRDIGDHHVGGAARFTRDSYVQTVNLGGDIKNGIARRNQALAGRLIYNWKYRYFVNFNFGYTGSENFAPGEQYGFFPAVSFAWNLAEEDFVKDNIGWLNLFKIRYSYGKAGNDQLMGGERFPYLYTISPITNDDGDPTGGYQWADYGSDRYFGGMMYSQVASPYVTWEVATKQNLGFDIETNHITANIDFFDEERTGIYMAREFLPDMVGLESTPRANVGIVKSRGLDGRLKYIQQIGQVTLTARSNITYSKNEIVEKDEENNVYPYQNEEGFRVGQSKGLIALGLFEDYDDIRNSPTQTFGEYQPGDIKYKDVNGDGVINDGDRVAIGATRRPNLIYGLGASANWRGFSLGVHFQGAGKSTFSTYGKTVHAFSEGEWGQVMKGVMGDNRWISADISEDPSTENPNASYPRLSYGENPNNFRESTFWLRDGRYLRLKTVNISYNLPKSITRLIRADNIRLYVIGTNMFTWSKFKLWDPELATPRGEDYPPAKSITLGININL, encoded by the coding sequence ATGAAACAAAATTTAACCCAGAAAATAATTATGGTCTCAAAATATGCAGGCTATTGTTTTATGATCCTGACCTTGACCATGAACTCCTTACTGGCAAGCAATTCATCCGCCCAGGTAAAGGGTATCGATGAAGTCTATATACAGCTGTCCAGTGGCCAAAAGGCACTGGGGCAGGCATTGGATGATATCGAGAAGAATACTGCTTTCCATTTCTTTTATACGGACAGGAATCTCGACAAATCACAGCTGGTGAACATTTCCAATAAAAAGGCGACAGTAGCATCCCACTTAGAGGAAATGGCGCTGAGCCTGGGACTGGAATTCAGACAGGTCAACAATAGCATTAGTGTCAAGAAAGTGAAGGACAAGGGGGGAGTACTGCCCAGTCCACCTATTGAGCTATTTAAAGAAGTTACCGGTGTCGTTACCGACGAAGAAGGTGAGCCCCTTCCGGGTGCATCCGTACTGATAGAAGGAGAACCAAACAGGGGAACCGTAACCGATATCGATGGAACCTATTCCATTGATGTATCAGAAGGAACGACCTTGATATTCAGCTATATCGGTTTTGAATCTTATAAGGTGAAAGTTGGTTCGCAGTCAAAAATCGATGTAGTGCTGATGGTCAATGCGGAATCACTCGATGAGGTTGTCGTTGTCGGTTTTGGTGAGCAGAAGAAGATTTCCCTTACCGGTGCAGTGTCCACTGTGAATGTGGACGATATGAAATCAAATCCTACTTCTAGTCTGTCAAACGCCCTGGCGGGAAATGTCCCCGGAGTAATGGGAATGATGCAGTCTGGACAGCCAGGAAAGAATATATCTGAATTCTGGATCCGTGGGATATCCACATTTGGTGGAGGTACCAACCCCCTTGTGCTGGTAGATAATATCGAACGGGATTTGAATGAACTTAACATAGAGGATATCCAGTCGATTACGGTGCTGAAGGATGCAGCCGAAACAGCCATGTATGGTTCTAGAGGGGCCAATGGTGTGATCCTGATCACCACCAAAAGAGGAAGCGCCGGTAAAATAGATGTGAACTTCAAAGACGAATTTATCTATAATACCCGCACCATTACGCCTGAGTTTGAAGATGGTGTAACCTATGCGAGGCTTTTGAATGAATCGCGGATCACCCGAAACGAAGGGCCGATTTACCAACCTGAGGAGCTAGAGATTTTAAGGCTGGGATTGGATCCAGATCTGTATCCGAATGTAGATTGGAAAAACCTGCTGCTGAGAGATGGAGCAATGACCTACCGTGCCAATATCAACATGAGTGGTGGGGGGCCTACTTCCCGGTATTATGCTTCGGGAAGCTATATCAATGAAGGAGGTATGTATGAAATCGATCAATCTCTGAAGGACGATTATAATACCAATGCAGATTATAAGCGCTGGAATTACCGTCTAAATGCTGACTTTAACCTTACTGAAACCACGGAAGTGAAAATTGGCGTTGCCGGTTCGCTCAGCAAAAGAAACAGCCCGGGACTGGGAGATGTGGATTTTTGGGGGTCGCTATTTGGCTATTCTCCCATCCGCACGCCAGTACTCTATTCCAATGGCTATGTGCCCTCTATTGGAACAGGCAATCAAACCAATCCATGGGTAATGGCCACCCAAACGGGCTTCAACGAAAATTGGGTCAACAAGGTACAGACCAATATTACGGTCGAGCAGGATTTGGGTTTCCTCACGGAAGGCCTTCGCGTCAGGGGGATCGTAGGCTATGATATCCTAAATACCAACAACATCCAACGCCGAAAATGGCCAGAGCAATGGCGGGCTGCCCGTGCACGTGATGTAAACGGAGATTTGGTGTTTACGCATATTTCCGATCCCAGTGAGATGTTTCAGTCCAGTACTTCTACTGGAAATAGGCTTGAATTCTACGACTTGATGATCAATTACAACCGAGATATAGGTGATCACCACGTTGGAGGAGCAGCCCGATTTACACGCGATTCATACGTGCAGACGGTTAACCTCGGGGGGGATATCAAAAATGGCATTGCCAGGCGAAATCAAGCCTTGGCCGGCCGCTTGATTTATAACTGGAAATACCGCTATTTTGTCAACTTTAATTTTGGCTATACAGGGTCGGAAAACTTTGCCCCGGGAGAGCAATACGGTTTTTTCCCTGCCGTCTCATTCGCTTGGAATCTTGCAGAAGAGGACTTCGTGAAAGATAATATTGGCTGGCTGAATTTGTTCAAAATTCGCTATTCCTACGGAAAAGCGGGTAATGATCAGTTAATGGGTGGAGAGCGGTTCCCTTATCTCTATACGATTTCACCCATTACCAATGATGATGGCGATCCGACCGGAGGTTATCAATGGGCAGATTATGGTTCTGACAGGTATTTTGGAGGGATGATGTATTCGCAGGTAGCCTCTCCCTATGTGACTTGGGAAGTGGCCACGAAGCAAAACTTGGGTTTTGATATAGAGACCAATCACATTACCGCTAATATCGATTTCTTTGACGAAGAGCGTACAGGGATTTACATGGCACGGGAGTTTTTGCCTGACATGGTGGGCTTGGAAAGTACGCCACGGGCCAATGTGGGCATCGTAAAGTCCCGTGGACTGGATGGCCGTCTGAAATACATACAGCAAATCGGTCAAGTGACACTGACGGCTAGAAGTAATATCACTTATAGTAAAAACGAGATCGTCGAAAAAGACGAAGAGAACAACGTTTACCCTTACCAGAATGAGGAAGGTTTCCGTGTCGGCCAGTCCAAAGGCTTAATAGCCCTCGGCTTGTTTGAGGACTACGATGACATTAGGAATAGTCCTACCCAGACGTTTGGGGAATACCAACCTGGCGATATCAAATATAAAGATGTCAATGGTGACGGGGTCATAAACGATGGTGATCGCGTGGCTATCGGTGCCACCAGAAGGCCAAACTTGATTTATGGATTAGGGGCTTCTGCCAATTGGCGCGGATTCAGTCTTGGCGTGCACTTCCAAGGTGCCGGAAAGTCAACTTTTTCTACCTACGGCAAAACCGTTCATGCCTTTAGTGAAGGAGAGTGGGGACAGGTCATGAAAGGAGTGATGGGGGACAACCGCTGGATCTCTGCAGATATATCCGAGGATCCTTCTACCGAAAACCCCAATGCGTCCTATCCACGCTTAAGCTATGGTGAAAATCCCAATAATTTCAGGGAATCTACCTTTTGGCTACGGGACGGACGCTACCTAAGGCTTAAGACGGTAAATATAAGCTATAATTTACCAAAGAGCATTACTCGATTGATACGGGCAGACAATATCCGGCTTTACGTGATCGGGACGAATATGTTCACGTGGTCCAAGTTTAAACTTTGGGATCCAGAGTTGGCTACGCCAAGAGGGGAAGATTATCCTCCTGCCAAATCCATTACACTTGGAATTAATATAAACCTGTAA